A window of Cytophagia bacterium CHB2 genomic DNA:
CACGCGCAATGAAGCGTTTTGCGCCGGTATATTTTCTGGCATAAACACGACTTGCCCTCGTGTCTTTTTGCGCATCGTTTCATTGGCTCGACATGCTTTTTTGATTTCGAATTCGACAGCATCACCGGATGATTCTCCAATCCGAGGTGCCATTCGATTATTTTAAGAGGTTACGTTCATGCGAAAACTAGTTCTGTGCTCCTTTTCGCTTTTGTCGCTTTGGTGTGCAGGTGAATATGTGTACGCTCAAAACACTGCACAGCCGCAGGGCCGTACAAAAGTGATATTTACCGGCAAGGTGATCGATCGCCAGCTCAAGCGGCCGCTTCCCGGTGCACAAGTCTATTTTCCAGATTTACGCCGCGGCACGGTCACCGATGAAGATGGCCAATTCGAAATAAAAGACATTCAGGCCGGGCAACACAAAATTATTTGCCGTTTGCTGGGATATGCCACTGTCACAGAGACGCTGACCTTTTCGCAGGATTTGAATTATGAATTTCGTTTGGCCGTTACTCCGCTTGAGGAGCAAGAAGTCACGGTTACGGCCGATGCCAATGATCACAGCAGTCTCACCGGCTCAAGCCAATCCGTGGCGGTGTTGCGCGCGGCCGAGCTGGAAAAAGCACGCGGCCAATCGTTGGGCGAGACGCTCAAAGATATTCCGGGCGTCACCGTCATGCAAACCGGACCATCAATCGCCAAGCCGGTTGTGCGCGGCTTGCATAGTGATCGCATTCTGGTGTTGAATGCCGGTGTGGCGCAAGAGGGCCAGCAATGGGGCGGTGAACATGCGCCGGAGATCGATCCGTTCGCGCCGGCGCGCATCGAAGTGTTGAAAGGCGCGGCCGGCGTGCAGTATGGCTCCAATGCCATCGGCGGCGTGATTCGCATCGAACCACGCGCATTGCGCGATACGCCGGGTTTCGGCGGGCAGGTGTGGCTCAACGGCTTTTCGAATAATCTGCAAGGCTCCGGTTCGTTGCTGCTGGAAGGCGCGATGAAAAAAATTCCCGGTTTCGCCTGGCGCTTGCAAGGCAGTTTGCGCAAAGCCGGCGACGCCCAAACACCGGATTATAACATGCGCAATTCCGGTTTTTTCGAGCGTGACGCCGCATTGGGTTTCGGGTATCAGAGCACGCGTTTTAGCACGGAATTAAACCTGAGCCATTTCAGCACGGAATTGGGCATTTTTAGCGGTGCGCACATCGGCAACACAACCGATTTGCTACGCGCAATCGAACGCGGCCGGCCATTGACCAAAACGGATTTCAGCTACGACCTGCGCCCGCCCAAACAGGATATCGTGCACAATTTGCTCTCATTGAAATCGCAAATTCAATTTGCGCGCCTAGGCCGCCTCGAGGTGCAATACGGCTGGCAGCAGAACCACCGCCAGGAGTTCGATGCGCACAAACCTTACAACGATTCGCTGGCGGCGCGCGCCCGGCCTTCCTTCGATTTGACGCTGACCACGCATTCTGTGGAACTGGCGTTCAGCCATCAACCCGCGCACAATTTCTTTGGCAGGCTCGGCGTGAGCGGTGTTCGCCAAGGCAACGTGCAACAAGGCACGATTTTGCTTATTCCCAATTTTCGGGCCTACTCCGGAGGCGTTTACGCGCTTGAAACCTGGGCTCGCGGTCGCTGGACGATCAACTTCGGCGGCCGTTTTGAGGCGCGGGAGATGAAGGTTTATCGCATTAGCCAACAAAGAATCGTTGTAACAAATCACCGCTATAATAATCTCACCGGCGTGCTTGGCGCGCTTTATCAGTTGGGGCCCTCCTGGTCGCTTGGTATGAACCTCGGCACGGCATGGCGCCCGCCGGGCATCAATGAATTGTACAGCAATGGCGTGCATCACGGCACGGCGCAATTCGAGATCGGTGATCTGAATTTGAAAAGCGAACGCAGCCTGCAAGCCGATCTCACGCTCAAGCATGATGGCGAACGAAGCCGCGCCGAGTTGAGCCTCTACAATAATCGCATGCGCGATTTGATTTTTTTAATGCCGCAGCCCGAACCCACGCTCACCATTCGCGGCGCATTTCCGACGTTTCGCTACCGGCAGGCTGACGCCGTTATCCGCGGTTTCGACGGCTTTGTCCACCATCAATTCACGGATTTTTTTGAACTGGGTGTAAGCGCCGCGATCGTGTACGGCCAAAATCTGGAGGCCAGCGAGCCGCTCATTCAAATGCCG
This region includes:
- a CDS encoding TonB-dependent receptor gives rise to the protein MRKLVLCSFSLLSLWCAGEYVYAQNTAQPQGRTKVIFTGKVIDRQLKRPLPGAQVYFPDLRRGTVTDEDGQFEIKDIQAGQHKIICRLLGYATVTETLTFSQDLNYEFRLAVTPLEEQEVTVTADANDHSSLTGSSQSVAVLRAAELEKARGQSLGETLKDIPGVTVMQTGPSIAKPVVRGLHSDRILVLNAGVAQEGQQWGGEHAPEIDPFAPARIEVLKGAAGVQYGSNAIGGVIRIEPRALRDTPGFGGQVWLNGFSNNLQGSGSLLLEGAMKKIPGFAWRLQGSLRKAGDAQTPDYNMRNSGFFERDAALGFGYQSTRFSTELNLSHFSTELGIFSGAHIGNTTDLLRAIERGRPLTKTDFSYDLRPPKQDIVHNLLSLKSQIQFARLGRLEVQYGWQQNHRQEFDAHKPYNDSLAARARPSFDLTLTTHSVELAFSHQPAHNFFGRLGVSGVRQGNVQQGTILLIPNFRAYSGGVYALETWARGRWTINFGGRFEAREMKVYRISQQRIVVTNHRYNNLTGVLGALYQLGPSWSLGMNLGTAWRPPGINELYSNGVHHGTAQFEIGDLNLKSERSLQADLTLKHDGERSRAELSLYNNRMRDLIFLMPQPEPTLTIRGAFPTFRYRQADAVIRGFDGFVHHQFTDFFELGVSAAIVYGQNLEASEPLIQMPADRFRLFTHWRLPKLRGITNAHLDLGGTFVRRQTRVPANADYAKPPAPYALVDASLGFQFDLAAQPVIFDASVQNVLNTRYRDYLSRYRYFIDDPGRSFILRLQIPFGKFEQE